Genomic window (Ailuropoda melanoleuca isolate Jingjing chromosome 7, ASM200744v2, whole genome shotgun sequence):
CACCGGGtcaccctctcctcctctgacAGAGAAGCAAGGGATCTGGACAAGACGCTGGCCAGCCAGCCAGTTGGACCAGCCAGCCCTTTGCTCTTCCCAGCCCCACATGCAGTTCTGCTTGTCACTGCAGCTGCTCTAACAGCCCAGGGCAGGAATACGGGGCAGCCAGCCCCTCACTCAGAGGCCCAGGCCCGGTGCGTCTCCTCGAGACCTCTGACATCAGCCCCCAGTATGCACGTTTCAATTCTAGCCATACCCCAAAGCTccgctccccctgccccccagccagaAGGGAGTCAAGGTGCCTTCTCAGAAATCCACACCTGATGAGACTACGGCATCCAACTTGACGTTTTCCACAAACCTGCCCAAGAGGAAGACAGATCTGCCCTGCACCCAGGGCTGGCCCTGATCTGGGAACCTGCCAAGGCTGCCGGTGACTCCCACCAGACTGCATCTAAGCAAACCAACGTGGCCCTGAAGCCTGGCCTGGGACTCAGGACCCCAACACCTCTCAGGAGGACAGATGGAGCGCCTGTGAGCTGTGCCGAGACTTGGGTGGCCCAGGGCAGAGTGAACAGCTTCGTGGCAGTGTGGTACGTCAGCCAGTCGAGCCTGACACTTCCCTAAGGCTGGGGCAGCGGCCGGGGCTCGGGGGAAGGGGGCCGTGCGGCTGGCCAGGAGCAACTCCCCCGCCGCCCAAGATGCCTGTGTCCCGGAGAGGCAGCAGGGACACAGAGGCTCTCCAAGGGCAGACCGGGCCAAAGGGCCTCACCCTGGCACAGGCTGGAAAAGTGAGGGCTGGAAGTACAGGCCGGTGGCCAGCGAGGCGCTGTGCCTAACCGAACACACAAGAGGGTCGGagcagaaaagcagcagcagagggggcGCCAGCGTCCCCTTCACAGAACAGTCTCAGCACCCCGCCCAGACCCCATCCGCAGGTCGGGCTGGAAAGAGCAGAATCCTGACCTACCCCATCAAGAAAAGAACAGGGTCACAATAAATAAACCCAGAGCCCAGGCCCGCCGCCCCTCACATGTCCACGAAGACCATGAAGCACCAGCCCAGGCCCCCAACGAGCAGCACGGTCACTCGGATACCGTAGATGAGCAGCTCGTTCAGCAGGCGGAAGTCCACGCGCCGGcggcccagcagcagcaggagcaccGACAGCTTGAGCTGGAAGCGCAGCAGGACGCGCACGCCCAGGTACTGCAGGCAGAAGAGGGCGGCCAGCGCCCCCCACAGCGTGGCCGTGAATAGGCTGCAGCTAAAGTAGAGCAGGAAGCGGATGAAGCCGTACAGCCAGCGCGCGCGCACGTACACGTCGAAGTTGTTGTACTTCGTGCGCGCCAGGCGGGAGGAGCGCGCCGGCCCGCAGGCTGCGTGCAGGCAGGTGGTGTGCGGGCCGTGGAAGGAGCGCACCCGCCGCGGGATGGGCATGACCGGCATCGGGGCCCGGGCGGTGGAGCGAGCCTGTGGCAGCGGTGGTGTCCAGGCAGTGGTCAGCATAGGCGTCATGAGCACCTAGGCCTGGAAGCCAGCAGCTGAGCCCCGGGGGATGCGTCGGCCTGCAGCAAAGTGACAAAGAGAGGAGCGGCATAAGCCCCAAAGACAACGGGAGCCGGTGCCCCCCGTTCTGGGAAAGCAGCCAGCCCCGGGCCCACACTGAAACCGCTCCCACTCTTTACGTGCCCCGGGGCTGCTCTTGCCACAAGCGCAAGCGACACGGGAAGAGCCAAGGCTGCAGGgcagacggggggggggggggggggggggggggggggggggggggggggactggggGCCTGAACCCTGGCACTGTCACTCCCTAGAAGTAACCTGGGCAGTTTAGCTCACCCTCCCGTCCCTGCCCTGCCACACAGGGCCGCCCACAGCGCTGGGCTCTCGCGGGTGCGGGGGGAAGCTGGTGACCACGCCTGGCAGGCAGATGACATCACAGGCCTACAGACTGGGTGCCAAGAAAGGAGAAATACCGAGTGGCTCTCTGGTGACTGCCATTCACTGGTCGTCTAAACAACTCGTGGGTGGGAAACCTGCAACTACACGAAGCGGGCAGCCAAGCTGGGTGCAGGCTCGGGAGACACATCACACGGGCCTCGGCCTGGGGCGTGCCGCGAGGACCCCAGGGTCGCGGGGGCGGAGGCTGGGTGCTTTCAGCCCTCCCCGCGAGCTCGGCCAGAACCAGATGCGAGAGGCTCCGCGCGCTTGCCTCGGTCCGGCCCGCACCTCCGGGCCCGTCTGCAGGACCCCGCAGGGCTCCCTGCCCGCCGCGTCCCGCCCGCCCTGCGCCCGCTGCCGCCGCCACGCACGGCCCTCCAGCGTCCGCGCCGCGGGCTCCTGGGGCGGGCAGGCGGAGACCGCCCGGAAGGGCCCGGGGCTCGCGCGCCCAGCGGCCGGCAGCGTTTGGCCCAGCGTGGGAGCCGTAGCGCCGTCCCTCTGCGGCCACCGTAGGACTTCCCTCCCGCCCCTCCGCCCGCGGCGAACCGAAAGcgcctcccttccccccccccagctcggAGCCGACTCTGAGCGGCCGGAACTCGACACTTCCCCAGGGCGTGCGTGCTTACGTGCCTGCGTGCGCGCGCGGTCCTTAACGCTGCCGCCCGGCGCCTCGTCCCGCGTACCCCGCCGGCAGCTCGGTCTGTCCTGCGCAGGCGCAGATCGTGGGCTTGCGCGAGCGGACCACGGGCGGCCCCTCTGCGCACGCGCGGCGGCGTCCTCACGTGTCCGCGGCCCGCG
Coding sequences:
- the TMEM250 gene encoding transmembrane protein 250; translation: MTPMLTTAWTPPLPQARSTARAPMPVMPIPRRVRSFHGPHTTCLHAACGPARSSRLARTKYNNFDVYVRARWLYGFIRFLLYFSCSLFTATLWGALAALFCLQYLGVRVLLRFQLKLSVLLLLLGRRRVDFRLLNELLIYGIRVTVLLVGGLGWCFMVFVDM